The genomic DNA GATGAAGCATTCAATGAGAAGAGGCGAttaatagaaaaaaaatggcgCTACCTAGTTTCACCAGGCAAGAGAGTAGCGGAGAGCAGATTTAAAGAGAACAAAGAGTATCATGATTCCAATAACTCACCATTTTCCATCTTTAAGTCGGAGTTATCTGcgtcatcatcaaattcGGCACTAGCGACCGGAAGTCACGAAATTatgaagagtttgaaagaggaaatTATTAGTAACAGAGATAAATTGGATAGAATAGTTGATTTGCTGAACAATCAGAACAAGATACGCACCACAAATTCAAACTATAGtgaatattctttttggatattttgtattattttactcatctttttcaatatttatgTGTATTATTATTAAGTAAAAGTAATCTGGAGGCGATAACTAAAACCAAAAATCTTCCACTTATTTATTAAACAATGCAATCTATTTACAGTTACTAGGTCTGCATAACTTGAAAGACCCCTTTTTatcattcatcaaaatcattaGCAGGCGGCTTACCGTCTTCACTTCTCATATATAGATCAATAGCGGCTGAAAAGGCAGCAAACCCGGCACAGCCTACTAACGCCGCCTGAGGGCCACTCTTGTAGGCCAAACCGCCACCTGTTATACAGCCTGCAGTCAATCCATTGGCaagatcattttttcctcgTAGTGACTCAACAACACATTCTACACCAGAATAGATCATACCAATATAGCCAAAATTTTTCGCGCTTGAGTAAGATCTCTTTCCCATATCTGAGAATTGTATTTTTATCTGCTGTTTAAGCGGTAGATCTGCCATTTGTTTGACCATATTGGGAGCACCGCCAGGACCTGTGCCCGGGATTGATGGTGTGTGAAACGGTGTATCATACGCCATCGACGCCATGAATAAACCAAAAACACCACCTAACGCAAAACCAGTCACACCACTGATAGCGAATTTTCCAGGACACGAAGTCATGAagttcatcatcatctgcGCACCTCTTTCACCCTGCTCATCCGGTGTTAGCTCATTAAATGGTTTGTCGTTGGGAGGAGCTATTTGCTCCAAGCCAAATCCTCTATAGACCATATTCCACCCTCAGTAAGGAACACTCAATAACTATAGTAGAAGGTCCACAATGCGTCTCATGTATACCAGCGAATAATACATAGacattgaaagatttttttcttcagagaGGTCTACAGTAACATAATCCGTGACCGATGACTTAACTATATCGAAGTAAATTACAATCATTTGCTCAAATCAATGAATTAGTGATGAACATTTTGGCCATACCTCTTAGGCTGCGGCAATGCTATTGTATTACTTcatgaaatgaaataaGATTTAATATAAAACATCATCACAATTGCTTCCGTGAAAATAATTAAGATGGAAGGGCTCGAAGATAGGATtcataatcaaaaaaatttcagaataTGTTGTAGTACACATGGAATCTTTGATGGGTGGTGTCTAAGAGAAATATGGGAAAGGGAAAATGGTTACTGGCGAAAATTTATAAATGATCCTGCTAACGTGTCATATCAATTCCCCAGTTTGGGAGAGTCTGTATACTTGAATGACCAGTTTAAACTATTGCGAAAGCCTTCAATTTGTCAGGATATGTTCTGGGCAGATGATGGAACTTCTATTGTTACAGTTCATGATGACTATGGGATAAGGCAATTCTTGATCCCTGAATGGGATAGTGAGAATAAGCTAATGGTACCATTTACCAGGTTCTTCAGAAACCAGTCAGTTATGACGAGCAAGGTTCATCACAAATACTCTCTCTTCAACGATACGCAGGAGTATAATGTGATTTTGCTGGGCACCAGAAACCTTCCTTTACAGCTTCTTCCTCTGCAGTCCAATGATGCTGATGTCGGAACGCTACAGAGCTACAATGTCATTGATAAAAGTAATGAAACATATCTTGTACCGTATGCCCTGAGCTTCAATGGTGACCGTCAATTCTTGGCTGGGTTCAAAAGGAACAAAGTTTCACTTTATGACCTGACCAGAAGTCAAGCGGTGCTCTCTACAGGGCACACAAAACAACAATGTGGTCGGTctattcaaaagaatattgtGTCATGCTTTGACCAACAGTCATTTCACGGTGGCTTTGCTGAGACAACTAGGACCTTTGGCACTTACAAAAATGAACTTTATCTGTTTGATCGAAGAATTCCTGATTCCAAGTTGCTATATAGATCCCGTGAGGGGAGGGGTTTGACTCAGATATTAAAAAGCTTAAATGGACATTACAGCTACCTTATAAGGCGTAATAGTAACAAGATAGAAATTCTTGATGCTCGCCAGTCTTTCGCAAAAGTAAATGAACTCAAACTTCCGAAAAAACtatcaaatcaaaatatgaagGCTTGTATCACAAGGTCAGGTGGTTTGAGTATAGGAACTTATCACGGAACTATTGTAAATTGGTCTAAAGAGCTCATAGAGTTTGGCGGTATAGAACGCGATAGCAAAGCGGGTGAAGCTCCCATACCTGCAGAAGGTGAAATACAACTAAACCTACCCAACTCCAATGTAAACGTTGTCAACCAGTCCCCAATAGACGAAGAGATATATGCAGTTTCATATTCACCCGATAAATCTATCGAGGAGCCTACAGGACAAGAGCGTTCGGGTATACTTATTATGGAGAATTATCCAGAGTAAAAGTATCCTTAAAGAACCTCAGCTGCCTATATTCTTCTAGTTTCAGATTCAAAAGGGTATCTTTAAGTATATGAAACTGCGTTTTAAGGGCTTTGTTTCTACGTCCTTCAGTTTTCTTCTCCCGATCATCACAGCTGCCTTCCTTTTGTGAATTAAGAGTTAGAGATGTTGGCACCGGAAGAGCCAGCTGTGTTGGTCTACGATATGGTGAGGTGTGCTCCGTTATAGTATGCACACTGCTATCAACACTTTCCAAGTCTCCGAGTTGTTGGTCGTCCATTTCGACATCGCTATTGTCATTAGTTGACGTATCTAAACTGATGAACGAACTTGATCTGGCAggtctttgaaaaatgccAATTTCTTGCGATTGTTCGGCCACTTTTCTTGCATGGTTTGCATTCAGTTCCCTTTGTTCCactacaaaaaaatctttagGTACATCTACCCTTGCTGATGCCTGTATATTTCGTTCACTCAAAATATTCCATTCTTTAGAAATACCTACCAGACTTTCTAAGAGAACTGTATCTGCTTccaaatcaaattttgggAATCCGATATCCAATTTCGAGAACTCCAATGGTCTATTGTAATCAGAATCAAAAATCTGTACGCTTAAATTATAGAAACGAAGTGTGCTATCAggatcttcattttcaatctcaGAGGGAAGGTGAAAGGTTCTAAAGGCACCAAGTGATATTTTCCTCTGTTGTAAACTCTTGAAAGGATCAACAACTACTGCCAAGTATGGATCCTGAAAACTTTGGTTCAAGTCTTGCGTATGCATATCGATGTTACTCAGCCAACAATCATAGCCGGGATGGGAATGATACCAGCCAACTATATTATGGGTTTCCGGTACCATTTCACTCATATATTTAACCATATATTCGTATGATTCGCTTTGAGCATTGACCCTTGTTTCAGTGCCTTCAACGGGCAGCTCATAGCAATCAAATACGacaaatttattttctatAGTAGATCCCACTAACATTCCCAtaacttcaaattttccacCTCGAAGTGAATGTTGcagcaatttcaaacaCGCTAATTTTGAGATCAGCACAGAATTAAAGTACTGGTCGTTGACCTTTCCGCTTTGTGTTGAATTTGTTGCATATTGTCGTACCTTGCCACTAACTTGATTAAGTAAATTCCTTGTTCTTAATGGTTTTGCGGACTGTACAAATTCGTCAAGCAGATGATCCGTTAAATTCGTTGAGctatttatattttcagtgtgtttcttctcttcaatACTTCGAGCTAGAGAAGCAACAGAGCATTGGTATAACATCTGTTGCATTGTTGATTTTCgatttgatgaaagtgaGTTTTGaacattatttttattcaaacAAAGCATCCCACCCTCccctttgttttttatcaatatGTGCTACAATGTTGAAAATTAAATCCGAGGTACAAAATActtaaaaaaacaaaataatattcaatttcaatttcatttattcTGTTtaagatatatatatatatatgtgcCACCCCTTGCTAAGAAGTTGATTTTCCCCATCCCATGTTGCCATCATCTTTGAGCCTTTTCCTTAGCTTCCCTTTTTATTTCTCCAATGAATTCCAAGAATTTTCCAATATTAACATCAATACCAAATTTGTAAACAAACGAACTTGATAGATAGCTTGAAAGTAAAGCCTTCAAATAAGTAACAGTAATATTTTCCAATATTTGTTCTGATCCAGCAACATCAACTAATAATTTAGGAATTATTTTGTCTAGTAATAGATAGTCACGCAACTTTAAATCATTTAACCACAACTCAGTTGAATTAATTAAATCGTCATTAACTTTATTAATTGTTTGTGATAATACATTCGATAGTTCTGATAGTGGATCTTTTGTTGATTGATTTAGATTCCATAATTGTTTAAactcttcttttgcattatattcaattctcttttgaacCTCAATGACATAATCTTTGTAAAGTTGTGATCTTGAATCTTTATC from Zygotorulaspora mrakii chromosome 7, complete sequence includes the following:
- the TIM22 gene encoding translocation channel protein TIM22 (similar to Saccharomyces cerevisiae TIM22 (YDL217C); ancestral locus Anc_2.65), with product MVYRGFGLEQIAPPNDKPFNELTPDEQGERGAQMMMNFMTSCPGKFAISGVTGFALGGVFGLFMASMAYDTPFHTPSIPGTGPGGAPNMVKQMADLPLKQQIKIQFSDMGKRSYSSAKNFGYIGMIYSGVECVVESLRGKNDLANGLTAGCITGGGLAYKSGPQAALVGCAGFAAFSAAIDLYMRSEDGKPPANDFDE
- the SWT21 gene encoding Swt21p (similar to Saccharomyces cerevisiae YNL187W; ancestral locus Anc_2.66); this translates as MEGLEDRIHNQKNFRICCSTHGIFDGWCLREIWERENGYWRKFINDPANVSYQFPSLGESVYLNDQFKLLRKPSICQDMFWADDGTSIVTVHDDYGIRQFLIPEWDSENKLMVPFTRFFRNQSVMTSKVHHKYSLFNDTQEYNVILLGTRNLPLQLLPLQSNDADVGTLQSYNVIDKSNETYLVPYALSFNGDRQFLAGFKRNKVSLYDLTRSQAVLSTGHTKQQCGRSIQKNIVSCFDQQSFHGGFAETTRTFGTYKNELYLFDRRIPDSKLLYRSREGRGLTQILKSLNGHYSYLIRRNSNKIEILDARQSFAKVNELKLPKKLSNQNMKACITRSGGLSIGTYHGTIVNWSKELIEFGGIERDSKAGEAPIPAEGEIQLNLPNSNVNVVNQSPIDEEIYAVSYSPDKSIEEPTGQERSGILIMENYPE
- the RRI1 gene encoding COP9 signalosome catalytic subunit RRI1 (similar to Saccharomyces cerevisiae RRI1 (YDL216C); ancestral locus Anc_2.67), with the translated sequence MLCLNKNNVQNSLSSNRKSTMQQMLYQCSVASLARSIEEKKHTENINSSTNLTDHLLDEFVQSAKPLRTRNLLNQVSGKVRQYATNSTQSGKVNDQYFNSVLISKLACLKLLQHSLRGGKFEVMGMLVGSTIENKFVVFDCYELPVEGTETRVNAQSESYEYMVKYMSEMVPETHNIVGWYHSHPGYDCWLSNIDMHTQDLNQSFQDPYLAVVVDPFKSLQQRKISLGAFRTFHLPSEIENEDPDSTLRFYNLSVQIFDSDYNRPLEFSKLDIGFPKFDLEADTVLLESLVGISKEWNILSERNIQASARVDVPKDFFVVEQRELNANHARKVAEQSQEIGIFQRPARSSSFISLDTSTNDNSDVEMDDQQLGDLESVDSSVHTITEHTSPYRRPTQLALPVPTSLTLNSQKEGSCDDREKKTEGRRNKALKTQFHILKDTLLNLKLEEYRQLRFFKDTFTLDNSP